One region of Burkholderia pyrrocinia genomic DNA includes:
- a CDS encoding AraC family transcriptional regulator: MSAESSSTRHSSLSSSPRNRKRLVALLRTLAPDEGYNLTALPSVRILRSNRALSRTPVLYDPGIVIVCQGRKRGYFGGERYLYDEHHYLAVSVPVPFSMETDATPERPLLALYLHLDFTMAAELAAQIDREGVAEHVQAPRSMMSTPMDAAMHASVLRFVEAMQQPLEAAVLGPALLRELYFRVLTGAQGSAMRSALAMRGQFGRIGRSLRVIHADYARPLDVSQLADEAGMSVPSFHSHFKAITQVSPMQYLKSTRLHQARLLMVRQDLTAEAAGYAVGYTSPSQFSREFKRLFGLTPAKETQRMRDSFAIPEAFEDAVFVSSH, encoded by the coding sequence ATGAGCGCCGAGTCCTCTTCCACCCGACATTCGTCACTGTCGTCATCACCGCGAAACCGCAAACGCCTGGTCGCGCTGCTGCGCACGCTGGCGCCCGACGAAGGCTACAACCTGACGGCGCTGCCGAGCGTGCGCATCCTGCGCTCGAACCGCGCGCTGTCGCGCACGCCGGTGCTGTACGACCCGGGCATCGTGATCGTGTGCCAGGGCCGCAAGCGCGGCTACTTCGGCGGCGAACGCTATCTGTACGACGAGCATCACTACCTCGCCGTGTCCGTACCCGTCCCGTTCAGCATGGAAACCGACGCGACGCCCGAGCGCCCGCTTCTCGCGCTGTATCTGCACCTCGATTTCACGATGGCCGCCGAACTCGCGGCGCAGATCGACCGCGAAGGCGTGGCGGAACACGTGCAGGCGCCCAGGAGCATGATGTCGACGCCGATGGATGCAGCGATGCACGCGTCGGTGCTGCGCTTCGTCGAGGCGATGCAGCAGCCGCTCGAAGCCGCGGTGCTAGGCCCGGCGCTGCTTCGCGAGCTGTATTTCCGCGTACTGACCGGCGCACAGGGAAGCGCGATGCGCAGCGCACTCGCGATGCGCGGGCAGTTCGGCCGGATCGGCCGGTCGCTGCGCGTGATCCATGCCGATTACGCGCGGCCCCTCGACGTGTCGCAACTGGCCGACGAGGCCGGCATGAGCGTGCCGAGCTTTCACAGCCACTTCAAGGCGATCACGCAGGTGTCGCCGATGCAGTACCTGAAGTCGACACGCCTGCATCAGGCGCGGCTGCTGATGGTGCGCCAGGACCTGACGGCCGAGGCGGCCGGCTACGCGGTCGGTTATACGAGCCCGTCGCAGTTCAGCCGGGAATTCAAGCGCCTGTTCGGCCTGACGCCGGCGAAGGAAACGCAGCGCATGCGCGACAGCTTCGCGATTCCGGAGGCGTTCGAGGACGCGGTGTTTGTGTCGTCGCATTGA
- a CDS encoding iron-containing alcohol dehydrogenase: MSLISYITQIQFSLGAIRTLADECERVGIRRPLIVTDKGVRASGIVDIALQALARAEAAIYDGTPSNPTEAAVRAGVAAFAAGDCDGIIAVGGGSSIDLAKGVAVCARHEGPLRRFAVIEGGLQNITPATAPLIAVPTTAGTGSEVGRGAILILDDGRKVGVLSPHVVPKAAICDPELTFGLPPGLTAATGMDAIAHCIETFLAPSFNPPAEGIALDGLRRAWRHIETAAREPRNAEARTNMMSASLQGALAFQKGLGCVHSLSHSLGGIDPRLHHGTLNSIFLPAVVRYNRAAPTVVAGDKMARLAQAMDLAGADQIEEALRLKSLALGLPAGLRALGVDENLFPRIVRGALADHSHRTNPREASTEDYARLLAESM, translated from the coding sequence ATGTCGCTGATTTCTTATATAACTCAAATTCAGTTCTCCTTGGGCGCCATCAGGACTCTCGCGGACGAATGCGAGCGGGTCGGGATCCGCCGGCCGCTCATCGTGACTGACAAGGGCGTACGTGCCAGCGGAATTGTCGATATCGCGCTCCAGGCCTTGGCGCGCGCCGAGGCCGCCATCTATGACGGCACACCGTCCAATCCCACCGAGGCGGCCGTGCGCGCAGGGGTAGCGGCCTTCGCCGCCGGCGACTGTGACGGCATCATCGCCGTGGGCGGCGGCTCATCCATCGATCTGGCCAAGGGTGTCGCCGTCTGCGCGCGCCACGAAGGCCCGCTGCGCCGCTTTGCCGTGATCGAAGGCGGCCTGCAGAACATCACCCCGGCCACCGCCCCGCTGATCGCCGTACCGACCACCGCCGGCACGGGTAGCGAGGTGGGCCGAGGCGCCATCCTCATCCTCGATGACGGCCGCAAGGTCGGTGTGCTGTCGCCCCATGTGGTGCCCAAGGCCGCCATCTGCGATCCCGAGCTGACCTTCGGCCTGCCGCCGGGACTGACGGCGGCCACCGGCATGGACGCCATCGCCCACTGTATCGAGACCTTCCTCGCCCCCTCGTTCAATCCGCCCGCCGAAGGCATCGCGCTGGATGGGCTGCGCCGCGCCTGGCGTCACATCGAGACGGCCGCCCGAGAACCCCGCAACGCCGAAGCGCGGACGAACATGATGAGCGCCTCGCTGCAGGGCGCGCTGGCCTTCCAGAAAGGTCTGGGCTGCGTGCACAGCCTGAGCCACTCGCTGGGCGGGATCGACCCGCGCCTGCACCACGGCACGCTCAACTCCATCTTCCTGCCGGCGGTGGTGCGCTACAACCGCGCCGCGCCGACGGTCGTAGCCGGCGACAAGATGGCGCGATTGGCCCAGGCCATGGATCTGGCCGGCGCCGACCAGATCGAAGAGGCCCTGCGCTTGAAGTCCCTGGCGTTGGGGCTGCCTGCAGGGCTACGCGCGCTGGGAGTCGACGAAAACCTGTTCCCGCGCATCGTGCGGGGCGCGCTGGCCGACCACAGCCACCGGACCAACCCCCGCGAAGCCAGCACCGAAGACTACGCGCGCCTGCTGGCCGAATCCATGTAG
- a CDS encoding MFS transporter: protein MSNLDAVHSGHIPKERLITDSERHRALFGSVVGSTIEWYDYFLYGTMSSIVFAKLFFPATDALTSQLLALASFALAFLIRPLGGIIFSHIGDRIGRKKTLVITLSLMGVSTVLMGLLPTYAQLGVWAPILLILLRLMQGLALGGEWGGGVLLAVEYSPREHRGLYGAVPQTGAVLGLALGNIITSALNSSMSPQAFLSYGWRIPFVASVALVVLGMWLRNRVDETPSFKKILASEAATKVPLAETLKHHWREVLIAVGTKVIETSTFFLYATFSIAYMMNLGFQQSQVLNIVLVCALLAFPSMLYFGRLSDRIGRKKVFVGGTIAFMIWVMPYFWLLNQRSLPAAMLAIAVGFTLIWSTYGAMIGTLLAEAFPASVRYTGMSLGYQIGAALVGGPMPLIATALVAHYGGSYVPVGMFLMGCGLVSLIAVGLTRDRSGKELDD from the coding sequence ATGAGCAACCTCGACGCAGTGCATTCCGGCCACATACCCAAGGAACGGCTGATCACGGATTCAGAACGGCACCGCGCGCTGTTCGGAAGCGTGGTGGGCAGCACCATCGAGTGGTATGACTACTTTCTGTACGGCACGATGTCGTCCATCGTGTTCGCCAAACTGTTCTTTCCCGCTACGGACGCGCTCACCAGTCAGCTGCTGGCGCTGGCCTCGTTCGCGCTGGCCTTCCTGATCCGCCCGCTGGGCGGCATCATCTTTTCGCACATCGGCGACCGCATCGGCCGCAAGAAAACGCTGGTGATCACTCTGTCGCTGATGGGCGTCTCGACGGTGCTGATGGGCCTGCTCCCAACCTACGCGCAGCTTGGCGTATGGGCGCCGATTCTGCTGATCCTCCTGCGCCTGATGCAGGGCCTGGCGCTGGGCGGCGAATGGGGCGGAGGCGTGCTGCTGGCCGTGGAGTACTCACCGCGCGAACACCGGGGCCTGTATGGCGCGGTGCCGCAAACAGGGGCCGTGCTGGGATTGGCACTGGGCAACATCATTACCTCCGCGTTGAACTCGTCCATGTCGCCGCAGGCGTTCCTGTCCTACGGCTGGCGCATCCCCTTCGTCGCCTCCGTTGCGCTGGTCGTACTGGGCATGTGGCTGCGCAACCGCGTCGACGAAACGCCGTCGTTCAAGAAAATTCTGGCTTCGGAGGCGGCCACGAAAGTGCCCCTGGCCGAAACGCTGAAGCATCACTGGCGCGAAGTGCTGATCGCCGTGGGCACCAAGGTCATCGAGACCTCGACCTTCTTCCTGTACGCCACCTTCTCGATCGCGTACATGATGAACCTGGGCTTCCAGCAGTCGCAGGTGCTGAACATCGTGCTGGTCTGCGCGTTGCTCGCCTTCCCCTCCATGCTGTACTTCGGACGCCTGTCCGACCGCATCGGCCGCAAGAAGGTGTTCGTGGGCGGCACCATCGCTTTCATGATCTGGGTCATGCCTTACTTCTGGCTACTGAACCAGCGCTCGCTGCCGGCCGCCATGCTGGCCATCGCGGTGGGCTTCACGCTGATCTGGTCGACCTACGGCGCCATGATCGGCACGCTGCTGGCCGAAGCGTTCCCCGCCTCGGTCCGCTACACCGGCATGTCGCTGGGCTACCAGATCGGCGCGGCCCTGGTGGGCGGCCCCATGCCGCTGATCGCCACGGCGCTGGTGGCGCACTACGGCGGCAGCTATGTGCCCGTGGGCATGTTCCTGATGGGCTGCGGCCTGGTGTCGCTCATCGCCGTCGGCCTGACGCGCGACCGCAGCGGCAAGGAACTGGACGACTGA
- a CDS encoding LysR family transcriptional regulator: MIPSLNSIMSRLHSRQLRLLIALEEQGSLLGAADKVGLTQPGASKALKELEATFGAELFTRTNRGLVPTVAGRSAARCARLIQADLEHLRFELNAIERGVGGRLLVGAIMGAVPVLMDAVSELIAVQPEMSVEVVEDTSESLLALVNSGRLDAALCRSSVSSTPQLYQSLYVKDESLAVIANVSHPRLGGEPLTLADLAESRWVVYRANMPMRRLLEREFHEAGLPFPVHLIETTSVLATLSLLHRNAAFVALVSVDVANYCMSHNMVGVLPLTLYSRSEPYELVFREGAPKTPAIESLVRVLCPDAAD, from the coding sequence ATGATTCCGTCACTGAACTCGATCATGTCCCGGCTGCATTCCAGGCAGTTGCGCTTGCTGATTGCGCTTGAAGAGCAGGGATCGCTGTTAGGCGCTGCCGATAAGGTTGGCCTGACCCAACCTGGCGCAAGCAAGGCGCTGAAGGAACTGGAAGCCACGTTCGGCGCGGAGCTGTTCACTCGCACCAACCGCGGGTTGGTGCCGACCGTTGCAGGGCGCAGCGCCGCACGATGCGCGCGTCTCATTCAGGCCGATCTGGAACACCTGCGCTTTGAACTCAACGCCATCGAGCGTGGGGTGGGTGGGCGCCTGCTGGTGGGAGCCATCATGGGTGCCGTGCCAGTTCTGATGGACGCCGTGTCGGAATTGATCGCGGTTCAGCCGGAGATGTCTGTAGAGGTCGTCGAGGACACCAGCGAGTCGCTGCTTGCACTGGTCAACAGTGGCCGCCTGGATGCCGCACTTTGCCGTAGCTCCGTCAGCAGCACGCCGCAGCTCTATCAGTCTTTGTATGTGAAGGATGAGTCGTTGGCCGTGATTGCCAACGTGTCCCATCCGCGCCTGGGCGGCGAACCCTTGACGTTGGCCGACTTGGCCGAAAGCAGGTGGGTGGTGTACCGCGCGAACATGCCGATGAGGCGGCTGCTCGAGCGAGAATTCCATGAAGCAGGCCTACCGTTTCCGGTCCATCTGATAGAGACCACTTCGGTGTTGGCCACGTTGTCGCTCCTGCATCGCAATGCCGCCTTTGTCGCCCTGGTATCGGTGGACGTGGCCAACTACTGTATGAGCCATAACATGGTGGGTGTCTTGCCATTGACACTGTACTCACGCAGCGAACCCTATGAACTGGTGTTCCGCGAAGGCGCACCGAAGACACCCGCTATCGAGTCGCTGGTGAGAGTGCTTTGCCCGGACGCAGCGGATTGA
- a CDS encoding alpha/beta fold hydrolase, whose protein sequence is MPYVTTKDNVEIFYKDWGPKDAQPIVFHHGWPLSSDDWDAQMLFFVQKGYRVIAHDRRGHGRSAQVSDGHDMDHYAADAFAVAEALDLRNAVHIGHSTGGGEVARYVAKHGQPAGRVAKAVLVSAVPPLMLKTESNPEGLPIDVFDGFRKALADNRAQFFLDVPSGPFYGFNRAGATVHQGVIRNWWRQGMEGSAKAHYEGIKAFSETDQTEDLKSITVPTLVLHGEDDQIVPIADAALKSIKLLQNGTLKTYPGYSHGMLTVNADVLNADLLAFVQA, encoded by the coding sequence ATGCCATACGTCACTACGAAGGATAACGTCGAGATTTTCTACAAGGACTGGGGCCCGAAGGATGCACAGCCCATCGTCTTCCATCATGGCTGGCCGCTGTCTTCCGACGACTGGGATGCGCAGATGCTCTTCTTCGTTCAGAAGGGCTATCGCGTGATTGCGCACGACCGGCGCGGCCACGGCCGGTCGGCGCAGGTGTCGGACGGTCACGACATGGATCATTACGCAGCGGACGCGTTCGCGGTCGCCGAAGCGCTCGACCTGCGCAATGCGGTGCATATCGGTCATTCGACCGGCGGCGGCGAAGTGGCCCGCTACGTCGCGAAGCACGGCCAGCCGGCCGGTCGCGTCGCGAAGGCGGTGCTGGTCAGCGCGGTGCCGCCGCTGATGCTGAAAACCGAATCGAACCCCGAAGGCTTGCCGATCGACGTGTTCGACGGCTTCCGGAAAGCGCTCGCCGACAATCGCGCGCAGTTCTTCCTCGACGTGCCGAGCGGCCCGTTCTACGGTTTCAACCGGGCCGGCGCGACGGTGCACCAGGGCGTGATCCGGAACTGGTGGCGGCAGGGGATGGAAGGCAGCGCGAAGGCGCACTACGAAGGCATCAAGGCGTTCTCGGAAACGGATCAGACCGAGGACCTGAAGTCGATCACCGTCCCGACGCTCGTGCTGCATGGCGAAGACGACCAGATCGTGCCGATCGCGGATGCCGCGCTGAAGTCGATCAAGCTGCTGCAGAACGGCACGCTCAAAACCTATCCGGGTTATTCGCACGGCATGCTGACGGTCAACGCGGACGTGCTCAACGCCGACCTGCTGGCGTTCGTGCA
- a CDS encoding oxidoreductase: protein MASGNLMLITGVSSGFGRALAREALAAGYTVVGTVRSAQAAREFEALAAQAAFARVLDVTDFDRIDGIVAEIEANVGPVDVLVNNAGYGHEGIMEEAPLAEMRRQFDVNVFGAVAMMKAVVPFMRARRRGRILNITSMGGHITMPGIAYYCGSKFALEGISETVGKELEPFGIAVTAVAPGSFRTDWAGRSMARTPRSIADYDAIFDPIRNAREEKSGKQPGDPAKAARAMLAVIAAEYPPAHLLLGSDALRLVRTKLSALEAEIHAWEAVTVSTDG, encoded by the coding sequence ATGGCATCCGGCAACCTCATGCTCATCACCGGCGTCAGCAGCGGCTTCGGCCGCGCGCTTGCACGGGAGGCGCTCGCGGCCGGCTACACGGTGGTCGGTACCGTGAGAAGCGCGCAGGCGGCGCGGGAATTCGAAGCGCTGGCCGCGCAGGCGGCTTTCGCGCGCGTGCTCGACGTGACCGATTTCGACCGCATCGACGGCATCGTCGCGGAAATCGAAGCGAATGTCGGGCCCGTCGACGTGCTGGTGAACAACGCCGGCTACGGGCACGAAGGCATCATGGAAGAAGCGCCGCTCGCCGAGATGCGCCGGCAGTTCGACGTGAACGTATTCGGCGCGGTCGCGATGATGAAGGCCGTCGTGCCGTTCATGCGCGCGCGCCGGCGCGGCCGCATCCTGAACATCACGTCGATGGGCGGCCACATCACGATGCCGGGAATCGCGTATTACTGCGGCAGCAAATTCGCGCTGGAAGGCATTTCCGAAACCGTCGGCAAGGAGCTCGAGCCTTTCGGCATTGCGGTGACGGCCGTGGCGCCCGGTTCGTTCCGCACCGACTGGGCCGGCCGCTCGATGGCGCGCACGCCGCGCTCGATCGCCGACTACGACGCGATCTTCGATCCGATCCGCAACGCGCGCGAGGAGAAGAGCGGCAAGCAGCCGGGCGATCCCGCGAAGGCCGCGCGGGCGATGCTCGCAGTCATCGCGGCGGAATATCCGCCCGCGCACCTGTTGCTCGGCAGCGATGCGCTGCGGCTGGTGCGGACCAAATTGTCGGCGCTGGAAGCGGAAATCCATGCGTGGGAGGCCGTGACGGTGTCGACCGACGGTTGA
- a CDS encoding NUDIX hydrolase, translating to MESDRRVLHTDGGLANTHTNTGSPQAVLATIVRGVEGFRIPAETDWLAAKQYLTDNDRQWKFSAVLVAIVARREPTILLTKRSSGLSEYSSHVSFPGGRPADSDGSIGATALREAFEEIRLEPGAIRVVGCLPIHKTRKRNHAIFPVIGIVPESAEWEAAPAEVEEIFEFPFSTLLNPDLPRQYTDGERAGAWYWADQTQDIWGVTALILKSLASLVLDAARGERVRSD from the coding sequence ATGGAATCCGACAGAAGGGTCTTGCATACCGACGGCGGGCTTGCAAACACACACACGAATACCGGCTCGCCGCAAGCCGTCCTTGCAACGATCGTACGCGGCGTGGAAGGCTTCCGGATCCCTGCCGAAACGGATTGGCTCGCGGCGAAGCAATATCTGACCGACAACGATCGACAGTGGAAATTCTCGGCGGTCCTGGTGGCGATCGTCGCGCGGCGCGAGCCGACGATCCTGCTGACCAAGCGTTCGTCGGGACTCAGCGAATACTCGTCGCATGTGAGTTTCCCGGGCGGACGTCCGGCGGATTCCGACGGCAGCATCGGCGCAACCGCGCTGCGCGAAGCGTTCGAGGAAATCCGCCTCGAGCCCGGCGCGATTCGGGTGGTCGGGTGCTTGCCGATTCATAAAACCAGAAAGCGCAATCACGCGATCTTTCCCGTGATCGGCATCGTGCCGGAATCGGCCGAATGGGAGGCGGCACCGGCCGAGGTCGAGGAGATCTTCGAGTTTCCGTTCTCCACGCTGCTGAATCCGGATCTGCCGCGGCAATACACCGACGGCGAACGCGCGGGCGCCTGGTACTGGGCGGATCAGACGCAGGACATCTGGGGCGTGACCGCGCTCATCCTGAAGTCGCTGGCAAGTTTGGTTCTCGATGCTGCGCGCGGCGAGCGTGTGCGCAGCGATTAG
- a CDS encoding MFS transporter: MTVAGERVPLSRAATAALALAAGVAIANGYALQPSLSVIASGFGVPASRMAALASVTMLGYLVGLALLVPLVDRFSPRTLIPAQMGALALLLACASWSSGPLALDAGFFLVGAATTVAAQCSAVAGKHADRHRRGGAMGAVSAGISAGILLSRFVGGVLSQWCGWRGALLALAGCVALAAIGSGVLLPGGRPEGRPGHAATIGAIPHLLRASVQLRRRTCAGMLWFFAFNLVWVGLALRLAEPPYSMGASAIGAYSLAGVLGLGVTRVAGKFTDRFGDRAVIRCGLVVAALSALLLGVALGRPGWLGVGLALFDAGCFAAQVANQSRVVAIQPARAGALSAAYLTLYYAAGAAGAVAAGGLNERVGWGAMMIVAAAAIVAAGWVGTASARIDMPGEPTSAG, from the coding sequence ATGACCGTCGCGGGCGAACGCGTGCCGCTGTCGCGTGCTGCGACCGCGGCGCTTGCGCTGGCGGCGGGCGTGGCGATCGCTAACGGCTATGCGTTGCAGCCGTCGCTTTCCGTCATCGCGAGCGGGTTCGGCGTACCCGCGTCGCGCATGGCGGCTCTCGCCTCCGTGACGATGCTCGGTTATCTGGTCGGCCTGGCGTTGCTGGTTCCGTTGGTTGACCGGTTCAGTCCGCGCACGCTCATTCCGGCGCAAATGGGCGCGCTCGCGTTGTTGCTTGCGTGCGCGTCGTGGTCGTCCGGGCCGCTCGCACTCGACGCCGGCTTCTTTCTAGTGGGGGCGGCCACGACGGTCGCCGCGCAATGCAGCGCCGTCGCCGGGAAACATGCGGATCGGCACCGGCGCGGCGGGGCCATGGGCGCCGTGTCCGCGGGGATTTCCGCCGGTATCTTGCTGAGCCGCTTCGTGGGCGGCGTGTTGTCGCAATGGTGCGGGTGGCGCGGAGCATTGCTCGCGCTGGCCGGATGCGTTGCGCTGGCTGCGATCGGCAGCGGTGTGCTGTTGCCTGGCGGCCGACCGGAAGGGCGTCCCGGCCATGCGGCCACGATCGGTGCCATTCCGCACTTGTTGCGCGCCAGCGTCCAGCTGAGGCGCCGTACCTGCGCCGGCATGCTGTGGTTCTTCGCATTCAATCTGGTGTGGGTCGGGCTCGCGCTTCGCCTGGCCGAGCCACCCTACAGCATGGGTGCCTCGGCGATCGGTGCGTACAGTCTCGCGGGTGTGCTCGGTCTTGGCGTGACGCGCGTTGCCGGAAAATTCACCGATCGATTCGGCGATCGCGCCGTGATCCGTTGCGGGCTCGTCGTGGCGGCCCTGTCGGCCTTGCTGCTGGGCGTTGCGCTCGGTCGTCCCGGATGGCTGGGTGTCGGGCTGGCCCTGTTCGATGCCGGCTGTTTCGCTGCACAGGTTGCGAACCAGTCGCGTGTCGTCGCGATTCAGCCGGCTCGGGCCGGCGCATTGAGTGCCGCGTATCTGACGCTCTACTACGCGGCCGGCGCCGCCGGTGCCGTGGCGGCGGGGGGGCTCAACGAACGGGTCGGGTGGGGCGCGATGATGATCGTCGCGGCGGCGGCAATCGTGGCGGCCGGGTGGGTAGGCACCGCATCCGCGAGGATCGATATGCCAGGAGAGCCGACTTCCGCCGGTTGA